The genomic region gAAGGTGGGTGGTTAACTATACCATTACTCGGTAAGTTAGGCCTCGTGTTATATATTTTGCCAGTTTGAGCGATGTTAGAAAGCAAAACggatacaaaataatattgtatactaggatattaaatatatattgtgaagTGATTGATCACACAAATGGTAGACCTACTTTGAGTAATGTTAAAGAACAAGCACGTTGTCAGAAGTGTCATCTATTGATAAACGAACTACTTAAATGGATGTGAACATTCGAGTACGTGTGTGTTTGCTTGGGTGTGCGAGGACTTTGGCTTTTAATGTTTGTGcaattaaacaatgttaaagCATGTTTTCGGTTGCGATTTCCTCAAGTAATTAGTCATGTGAAggttatatgttatatttaattacttCCGTTGATTGCTAAAAGAGCCTATTGGCATGTGAACTTAGCAGGCTGATAACCCCGTTTGACCATCAACGggtgataaaatatgtttcttacAATAGAACATATATAGCAATCCCTCTTCAATGGAATCCATTTACAACTTTTAAGTATCGAAGATTTCTGCCACCACAAACTGTTCCTCAAGATTTTGACTAGCTATACTCATTTGTCAGTATTGTTTAAGTTAATCCTATgataatacttttatatttcaAGTATAAGAGATGTTTGAAACCCAGATGTAGAAGGGGTGTCATATCATTAGTTGTCATGAAAACAGTATTAAACAGAGCATTTGAATGGACTTGTGTTGCTTGGTTGGATTTCAtgatattcttatttttgttttgtttttaatcaagGAACAAATTGCCGGAATGATGACaatatcggggtatgaacgcagttgggatggttaaagtgtgtggagttcGAAACAGTTTATAACCCGTGATAAAATCAATCAcatcaaattaattttaagcgtaaaattgaaacactaatggcaacaatacatttaacatatcataaatttacactttcttacatgttgatttaagtttttcgGGGCCTGACGCAATGCAATCAAGTACAAGATAAAGTATTTTCAATTAACAAGTATATTGTTTTGCggtgattcgcgatccgaacatatctgaagatgttgcgttcatcggaaaatattcgcaatttccgaaaggcagtttatttatggaatggaagttgaggtgtcaatatttattttggttaatctgtaaacataattatgaaactaATAAGTTCTTttgataacaatgttatatatttataatgcaaGTATTTGAATTAGTTATCTCGAACTTGCCGGAGATGGCTGTCTGTCGATTTTCCGATTTCCGTTACTTTTATCGTGCCGCTCTTTAGTTAACCTTCCAAATCAACACGTTTCCGGTTCCGGATGCACAAAGGGCAAATAACCCAGAAATCAGCCAAATGGCAACCTGGACAAGCGAACAAACTTCTCTTTTAGAGCCGGGGGCGGACCCTTCGTCCTCCGGTTCTACCACTAATATGCAGAAGGCACATCCAATATTCGAAACCATCAAATCTGGGTAAGATTTGCGAACATATAGATGCGTTTTGGGTGAAAAATTGACCTGTTTACGACAGTTGCCAACGCAGTGAAAAGTCGGTCGTGTTCGAACCTGACACTGCAATGCATGTGTCTTTtgcttaaacttaaataaattgtgttaCTTAAAGACACTGTTTTcgtatgttttatattgtcgAAAAGCTGATGAAATAACCAAATATCATATCCAATAACACCTCATTTTTGAACATCTTACATATCTTTCCTCTAACTTCATGATGTCTAGATTTCTAaattaaatccattttaaaCTGTAGATGGCAcatctaatattgtcaactctTTTTCATTGCTACTTATTatcaggggtgtagaaatgggcCGGGAGCCGGTAAAATAACCCGGTTGCTTTAGCATCTCCACCCGGCTAATTTCCCcacatcaacaaaaataaaatctgttattttttgtcatgtctgttctgtttacatCCGTTTAAAACCTTGATTGTTGGTATTGTTAATTTTGCTTTCCGCGCGTTCCGACTACAATACAGCATTAGCTCGATACGTGACGTCATTAGTCGCATCCCCCTCTGGGATGCTTTTCAAGTATTAGTTTTGGGTTTCCCAGTGTTccgaatacaataacattagctCGATACATGACCTTATTAGTCGCATCCCCTGTGcggatgttttgaaattaatgatttgCGAAGCAATGGAgggtgaaataaaaaaaaattccagACACAAAAAAGCGTAGTATTTAGAATGCAACATGAGCGTGTCTGGCCTTCTGTTAGTCCTATTACCATTTACGCAACAGTAAATTTTATATACGCGTGTTAAACTTAACCaggtgtaaacaaaatgaacaagctTGTGGTGATGTCACTgctaaaaataatccattattttgatgaattttacatgtacgtTGGGTGAAATTTAGTAcgctttaaatgtcacaaagtgtccagatatttcttttggttattaaaatggaataagttagctgcaggtgaaatatctaaaactacagaaaatgaagttagaTGTTCAATTTTCAGAGGTTAATAGTGATTCAGTGGCTGAAAGTAAATAATTGGTAGAGAAGAAATTGCATATATTATTAGAAGGGAATAGCTAGCAAATGTCAAGGCATGTGGTctggaatgttataatattatcctGAATCTGAATTTGACAGTAGTTTGGTTCATTAGTTAGCCCTCACTGGTGGGTGGGGGGATAGTACTCAATTTCAGTATCATATTAtagtacatttatgttaaggttccctgttacaaaataaacatgcaccagaagactaaaatgtttggttaaaaaGGCTTAAATTCATCCCACAAGGGGCGTTGCCCCCTTGACCCTAACAGGGGGAGGACACCCAGACCCCCCGCCTACTTTTAGGTTATTCCCTGCTACTTGAAttaatttctacacccctgtattatgatattgatattaatagtcaacagaaaaaaacagtATGCAGTCTTcaataaagttgaaaaaaacaacaatttttttaagaCATTACAGTATTGAAACCCAGAGCACCAAATTTCTTAATTTGACagttatttaagtatatattttttatgtttaaagtaatttGATACAACTTTATTAgctatattttacttttttcaatagctttacaacattttttaaccTGATGTTTGTCCGTCATACACTCTAcattatgtttcatatatatttgcgtcacggacactacggaccatggacattacggaccagacattacggaccagatttagggacactacagaccagatttagggacactacggaccagatttagggacattacggaccatcttcagaaacttacggaccatcatttataatgtttttttttaatttattcactcattggtcttaaatttgttaataaatacttgaatattagtgctcagtatgaAAATAATCTTTAATGTACTTGAAAAATCCCaggaaattccaatgttaaacatcaatgtatttttaataaaatattataataatttgaataaagtataacctttaacttttttacTTACGTTTGAACAAGATCAACGAATTACACTCGACTGGTTTTTAATGTCAACATGCCATAACCTCATTTTCCGCTAAATctgagccaaaatgataaatggcactgtaacctaccagtcggattgtGTATTGAGCCGTGGGTTCAGTGAAAGTGCGCCGTTACaatgggttttcacacttttatgattgccaattaaaggttgtcagtataatgtttgtttcttttgtaatatactgccgataattacgggtacaattataactaataaacactaattaaggcaacagaaattgccagttttaaacatcagtcTGCAAGAAATGCAACAAACACAcatcgtttatttaatatatgctcgatttattttggtaaataaactgttttggaaaatatttctgctcgaattattttgggaaataaacagttttggaaaatatttcttctgttgcttttaactgatttaactgccgatctttcaaatttcgttcattattgttcacataattgttataaatggtctttaacaccttttggaatttcacaagattttatattgaaccattgatctattcgaacttcacgggatttttcacagttttatggaagatataacatcatactgagcactcatattcaagtatttattaacaaattaaaaattaatgagtgattaatttaaaaaaaaatgtgtttaaattatggtccgtaagattccgaagatggtccgtaatgtccctaaatctggtccgtagtgtccctaaatctggtccgtaatgtctggtccgtaatgtccatggtccgtagtgtccgtaattcatatattttttatgtaatataaatgtattaacataaaaagtatatttgcaACATAGTGTTAATGTTGTGTGACACAATGGCCTTTAAATTGATTACTGTTACAGGACCAAATCATTTCATTATTGCAAATAATCCTCGAATTAGATCCATGCATATAACCTACATGAAATTATCCCAAAAATATGAAAGggaaattgtttaataattgtcatttgaataacatgaatttacataataattttcTTAAGATCAGTATCATTCTGAATACtgtgatatataaaaaattctcaaaatcttgttttaaatggTAACATTTCCAAAAATTTCAAGTTGTagatttccattttttaaaatctgattCTGTAAACAATACTATGacacaaaatatttaagtacaaaaaatcCTGATATTTaaggtaaacaaatatttaaaaaagtgtaatCAATCAACTCTGgccattatataaaaaatgcatttgaatgCCATAAACAAAACACTGTGCTTGTTCAATTTAGGTTTTCCATTCCATAGCAAATTTAAGCAGATTTGTTCATGGACCTATGGTCGTTTGCAAATACTTAGTATGtgttaattgtgaaaaaatactattttacaTTAATTCCTTACTTCTTTTCTAGGATGCTGGTCCCAGTTCAGACAGTAATTGAACAGATGGGTGTAGATGTACTGTCTCTTCGGGATGAGAAAGGTCATACTCCAGCACACTGGGCGTGTCTGGGTGGCCATGCCACTATTCTTCGCTATCTCATAGAACACAAAGCGCCAGTGAATGAAcctagtaacaatgaccttggaGCAAGGCCTATTCATTGGGCTTGTGTGAATGGTCATATAGCGATAGTGGATATCTTGGTTCAGGCTGGTGTTGGTCTGGATGTGACGGACAATAAGGGTTGTACGTGTCTCCTAGTTGCGGCCCAATATGGGCAGACCATGCTGGCAGGGTATTTGATGGGGAAGGGCGCCCGGCTTCAGATGGTGGACAGAGATGGGGACACAGCCCTACATTGGGCGGCATTTAAAGGTTAGGGGTTGttctattgaaatgaatttaaatttagtAGAATTTATCTCTCGTGCAAAACTTACCAAGATGTGTTTCTTTCTGTTCTTTGAGAATGaaattatgtttgcaaatggaaaaaacaaaactgtataaagtctcatttaaatgtatatgagTTCTATATACATACTATTTAATTTGTCCTTAATGTTGCAtgttaattttcattaatataGCATTTCAAGCTTCCATTTTTTTAGACCAACTATGTCTAAGGACATTTACAAGGGGATAAACATATGATCAAATATTGTCAGGAATCAATTGATGATGATTGAAGTCGTGATAATCAATTGCATTATATCTGAATTGATTATCCCTATTGGCTGTATTCcctaaaagtagaaaaaatatGGGAGAACAACcgtatttattaataattttgtattcAGCTAGGAAAGAAAGCTAATTATTAAATAACTCCTTTAAAGTAACAAATATACAGTTAAAGAATTTCCTTTCATGTGcattctttgtttatttaacatgtaaGCACAGGCTTCTAATTCTTTCAAACCACttgagttttaacatttttatgttattttatttagatttcaTTACATAGTCGAACATTTATCGAAATGACTTGACCAATCATTGCCTATGATTGATTTCTGATTTTATACCAATTTAAATCCCTGTTTTAATCCCTCCCtctattttttaaaggaaaagctGAATTGATGAGGCTCCTGATATATTCCGGCTTCAATTCACGTCAAAAAGACAACTTTGGACAGACACCCCTTCATTTAGCCTGTATCAATGGAGATCTGAATAGTGTAAAGGAACTATGTGAACAGGTAAGTTTCAACTCTCAGACTTGTGGGGCTGTTTGTTCAGAACTTGGTAAACAATATcatcttaaatatgaaatagttcatgaatttgttattttttttttaataaaacaagcacagctgaaacagttgtatcacaatttaaaaaaatcatcacaaGTGTGTCCATGGAGTTTCCATTGTGGTAGAGGTTTGTAAGCAACAATGTTGCCTTCAACAATgctgttaaatttaacaaaggTAGGAACAATTCTTGGATGACTTTATTAGTAAAATACTTCATTCGTGTTTCCTGACCTAGTTGTCATAGTCCTTGTAAGGTCAGTTTCGAAATAAAGTTAGCTTCTAGCGCTTGGGAGATATTTATTTGCCATCTTTTTAGCAGAATACTGTTGAAATCTCTTTTTCTGTAAAAgactttttatacatttatctaTTATACACATTCATTACAGTAGTTGCTCTCCTTAACTGTAATTAGTAAAAGTACCTTAAGGTCATTAAGTATTACACTACAGAAGATGGTCTTAAGTTAGAATTGGATCATTTCCTGAACTGTTTAATTCCATAAGTAGACTGTACTAGGgcaaatgtatactttttaattaaaattcacgttcttaagtttcaaaaacaaagaaCATCTTTTTTAAGCATGAGTTTGTTTAAGAATGATAGtgtttcaataatattaatGTACACTTATGTTTAAATAGACTATAGTGATCTTTTTCAGAATATGATTCTGGACCAGAATAATTATCATTCACCTTTCACACATGTGTAGTCAAGGTCGTGTTGATAACAATGTCAATTACAATTCTAATTAATGATGCATTACAGGATGGAGTTGACATTGGGTTGCCTGACAAGAATGGAAAAACACCTCTCATGTTGGCATCTGGTCGCAAACATACAGCTGTTGTGGACTACCTGAAAGCAGAACTCAAACAGAAAAATAGCTTCTTACCTAAAATAGACTTTTGGTAAAAgtgattgattttattttatcaaaaagggCATCAATAGTCATATTATGAGTAACTTGCGcacataaattgaaattgctTTGCTGATAAATTGCTATAAAgttatatcagtgtgtgtataccatcattgaaaatgatgaagaaatagtaatctttatttaaagtcttcatttgaagcaaaatgttgccttccgatgtagcatttaggatgtattttatcatgtggttacacacactgtatatgtACACAAAACTATGTTTGTGACCCTTTTTGCTTTAATAGGGTCCAAAGTAAATAAATCAAGCCCAATCAATGCATTCAAGCACGTttagaaattaattacaaattgGATGGACATGTATTGTActctttaaacttaaaaaaagtgGTGGAAACCAGTTAGTCatcaggtacatgtacaatatatcaTGTGTCTTTACTTTTAAGATAACGTGACAGACTTCTGAACAtcctttgtttttctttcaggtCAATAGTGTTTGGTCCCCCTGGTAACAGTAAGGGTCCTCTCCTCTTCTTCTTTGTTAACGTGTTATGCTGGGGCTATCCCATGTATATTATAAAGGTAAGTCACAAAAATTCAGATacacaaatatttaactttaataGAAATTTGTTGCTTTTATGACGTTAACATcggttttttaaaaaaaacaatccttGACTTTATGTcctgtattttctttaaaaatgtagTCGCAGTCTGGcttattgaaaaacaattgttaattcAAAATTGTGTGTAACCTCAGTTCAgtataagataaaaaataaatagattctGGGGCCATATTACAAAAGCATCTTAGGTTAAAATTTTAcctttttcttaaattcaacaattttcttaacTGTTTTACTTCACATGTAGAAAGTGTTATGTCTAGTTTATATTCTGCAATTAAAGTATGGacactttaatttttaaaaatgaaaattccattttaaagaattagatttttgaagaaatataacaattccaattttacacttaagtttaaatatgctcaaaaaataatatgatgcttctgtaatacagACCCTGAGCTTGTTTTGCCATTTTACTTGTGATTGTTTATAGGGAGTATTAGGTTCAgaaatatactatatacaatCACATTTCTCCTTTTTGCCAAAACAGTGCTATTTTCCCCCTTTCAAAGCCCCCTGTCCACATTCCCttaaaatggggggggggggaaactCATTGTAGACTGAAATCAGGGTTGAGAGCTATCAATTTCAGACGGCAGTCAAAGCTTTGTTTTTTGGctttatatttgcaataaatgatattaaaaagtaacttgaaattaataaatggctttaaaaataaatgcaccaGGATTCTTAGTCCCTTAATTCTGCAAAGGGACTGCATCCATCACAATGGCAATCAAAGTTTATTTTCAGGATCGAAACTTTGGATCGATTATCATCCCAGTTGTATTAAGAACGCTTAGAAAACAAGCtgcaagaaaataaattaatgaaaaaagtgAAAAGAAGATAATTGTGttggttttgatttttttcagtgCCTGCCATACACCTGGTATGACCTTCAGTTCCTGCATATCCTCTTCTTCTGCACCAACGTGATTATGTGGTTCTGTCTATTCCACGCGAGCACCACCGACCCCGGGTATCTGCCGAGAAATATCCCCGAATATGACATGGCTATAAAACAGGTAGATTATGATCAGGTACTAACAGTTTTTGGTTTCGATGCTTGTGCATATAACCAGATCCATGCTTGCATATTTCAACATCCAGGGCTATACATTGAATGTATAAAATGCCTTCCTATTATGCAACAGAGTTCCCACAAAATAAtcgtaatttaaaaaaagagagaatTTTTTGCGCTTGCCATAATTGTCAAGGGAGATCATACTGAAGAAGAGTGTAACGTACTGTGGTAATGTGGCGCTTGGTTTAGCAAACCATTTCATTTGGATGGTAATGAATACTACTGTTTTTATTGAAAGATCTCTCCCGATCGTAATGTCTTCTGCAAGTAAACAAGCAACATGTTTTGTcaagttcatgttttatcatgAGGATGGcaattaaactaaactaaagaTTAGCAAGTCTCCTCTCagaacaataattaaatcagCTGATTTTTACTTACAATTGAAACGTGTGTTCATTTTCTTAGGCTGTAGATGATATGTCATAATATGTTCAAGAAATGGcatgttaattgttaaaaaagagaaaaaaaatcattgagaAAGTTGACCTTGAACTTATGTGGCCAGTAGAGTGGGAACCCTGTGGCAAGTACATTAAAATTGAGATTTACTTGACCAAACATTAACATAAACTCATTGCTGGCGTCAGGTAGGTTGGTAAGCATTAATGTCGAGCCCTGATTATGAAAATGTGTGTGCCTGTTTTGTATGCTTGATGCTTGATTAATTGATGTTGTACTTGTTGATACGGAGACAAACATCTTACGCTGTGTTAATTTTGTGTATGCTTTGAACCTATGAATTAATTGATACTTTCATGTTCAAGCTTCTTATTATAGATAGGTTTAAAAAGTGTGTACGTACAGTGTTCGgcactaacggggtcccgggatcccgaggtCACCAATTTTTCGGGAGGAACACCTGAACTTCAaagtccggtattccgtcgggacacttaaattttgacagataaatctaaatatcaataaataaatagcgttTCATGAATTAATTACCTAAATTTGGGTCCCCCTAACTTTCTTGACAGTGCatgtaaaaaagatattaatattaatacgtCGCACACACTAAAACGAAAGTATGGCTGACCTTTTCACTATAattacgtcatgaatctataaataaacaggtcatttcacagtgCGCATGCGGTTTAAGCTTCCgctttgttgtttacattatcaacaaGGTCAGAGGTGACGGACTTTTATAATCGGTACAATGATTATGGTGAACTAGTTTGCTcatgtgtcagaaccgcccaaaaagaTGCCAAAACTGCTGACTTTGATGCCTTAATGATGCGACCATCGAGttgttacagtaacatttacggcACAAAAGACTGGCATCCTACGGAACTAGTTTACTGGGAAGCCATCCTActattcagcattctttgttttatgccatgatcaaaacattatagaaataaaattcccaaagttttatattaaaatttatgacattttggcgcgaaaataaacatacactatTTTCCAGTTGTCTGCTCTTGCAGTTTGCACTACACttgttgggcagtctgattgattcaC from Mya arenaria isolate MELC-2E11 chromosome 3, ASM2691426v1 harbors:
- the LOC128228462 gene encoding uncharacterized protein LOC128228462 isoform X3, encoding MATWTSEQTSLLEPGADPSSSGSTTNMQKAHPIFETIKSGMLVPVQTVIEQMGVDVLSLRDEKGHTPAHWACLGGHATILRYLIEHKAPVNEPSNNDLGARPIHWACVNGHIAIVDILVQAGVGLDVTDNKGCTCLLVAAQYGQTMLAGYLMGKGARLQMVDRDGDTALHWAAFKGKAELMRLLIYSGFNSRQKDNFGQTPLHLACINGDLNSVKELCEQDGVDIGLPDKNGKTPLMLASGRKHTAVVDYLKAELKQKNSFLPKIDFWSIVFGPPGNSKGPLLFFFVNVLCWGYPMYIIKCLPYTWYDLQFLHILFFCTNVIMWFCLFHASTTDPGYLPRNIPEYDMAIKQVDYDQVAHFDEWKQGDNPLSRLCHTCRTVKPLRSKHCKVCNRCVKVFDHHCPYIYNCVGVNNRHWFLSFVMVTVVNIYITDFFVYNRISSFGWDILTVVGAVEAVVLTIGTSGLLCMMCFHACFNITVNERINHKRYSYLKDGKGQFYNPFHRGYIKNIKEYFHMLRPFEEKDVELLSVRTV
- the LOC128228462 gene encoding uncharacterized protein LOC128228462 isoform X1, with translation MATWTSEQTSLLEPGADPSSSGSTTNMQKAHPIFETIKSGMLVPVQTVIEQMGVDVLSLRDEKGHTPAHWACLGGHATILRYLIEHKAPVNEPSNNDLGARPIHWACVNGHIAIVDILVQAGVGLDVTDNKGCTCLLVAAQYGQTMLAGYLMGKGARLQMVDRDGDTALHWAAFKGKAELMRLLIYSGFNSRQKDNFGQTPLHLACINGDLNSVKELCEQDGVDIGLPDKNGKTPLMLASGRKHTAVVDYLKAELKQKNSFLPKIDFWSIVFGPPGNSKGPLLFFFVNVLCWGYPMYIIKCLPYTWYDLQFLHILFFCTNVIMWFCLFHASTTDPGYLPRNIPEYDMAIKQVDYDQVAHFDEWKQGDNPLSRLCHTCRTVKPLRSKHCKVCNRCVKVFDHHCPYIYNCVGVNNRVTFVGFCNMVMVNGLISICLSLYTIKVLDENWNVVYIFYMGVMLFFEGVATYLSGYMTYLAITNLTTNETMNWKRYKHMKDKEGKMRNPFDSGWKVNVLEFLHIIPLEMEFLERDDDNETFVSTLVSTLQSMRESIINDIATLKMERDSSITPSIGVI
- the LOC128228462 gene encoding uncharacterized protein LOC128228462 isoform X2, with the translated sequence MATWTSEQTSLLEPGADPSSSGSTTNMQKAHPIFETIKSGMLVPVQTVIEQMGVDVLSLRDEKGHTPAHWACLGGHATILRYLIEHKAPVNEPSNNDLGARPIHWACVNGHIAIVDILVQAGVGLDVTDNKGCTCLLVAAQYGQTMLAGYLMGKGARLQMVDRDGDTALHWAAFKGKAELMRLLIYSGFNSRQKDNFGQTPLHLACINGDLNSVKELCEQDGVDIGLPDKNGKTPLMLASGRKHTAVVDYLKAELKQKNSFLPKIDFWSIVFGPPGNSKGPLLFFFVNVLCWGYPMYIIKCLPYTWYDLQFLHILFFCTNVIMWFCLFHASTTDPGYLPRNIPEYDMAIKQVAHFDEWKQGDNPLSRLCHTCRTVKPLRSKHCKVCNRCVKVFDHHCPYIYNCVGVNNRVTFVGFCNMVMVNGLISICLSLYTIKVLDENWNVVYIFYMGVMLFFEGVATYLSGYMTYLAITNLTTNETMNWKRYKHMKDKEGKMRNPFDSGWKVNVLEFLHIIPLEMEFLERDDDNETFVSTLVSTLQSMRESIINDIATLKMERDSSITPSIGVI